The sequence TGGCGAACGTGAGCCCGATGTCCGAGCGCACCGCAATCTGGTTAATGCCTTTGAGTTCGTATTCCACCGGTTCCTCAATGGTAATGATGCGTTTGGTCACCGAATTGATGGAACTCAGGAAGGCGTATAACGAGGTGGATTTGCCCGAACCGGTGGGGCCGGTCACCAGGAGAATGCCGTGCGGCTTGATGATGATTTCGCGGAGGGCCGCTTCCTCGTGGGGGGCAAACCCCAGCTTCTCGAGGCTCAGGAAAATCTTGCCGCGCGTCAACAAGCGCAGGGAGACGCTTTCACCATAAACGGTGGGCACGGTTGAAACGCGGATGTCCAGTTCCTCGCCCTTGATCCGCACGTTGATGCGACCGTCCTGCGGCAGGCGTTTTTCGGCAATGTTCATGCCGGACATGACCTTGATGCGCGAGATGATGGCCGCCTGGAACTTTTTCAACTGCGGCGGCATGGGGGTTTGGTGCAGAATGCCGTCAATGCGATAACGGATGCGCAGTTCGTCTTCGGCCGGTTCAAAATGAATATCTGTCGAGCGATCTTTGAATGCTTCCCAGATGATCTGATTGACGAACTTGATGACGCTTGCCTCTTGATCATCCTCGGTGATTTCCTTGTCGGCGGCCAGCTCGAAATCGTCGTCGTTGTCCTCTTCCATCTGATTCAGCGTGTCCGCGCCGACGCCGTAATATTTTTTCAAGGCTTTTTCGATTTCCTGGCGTGGGGCCAGGGCCATGGTAACCGGTCCGCGGGCATCAAATTGTACCGCGCTCAACATGGCGCCATCGAAGGGGTTGCTGACACAGACCTGCAAGGCACCGTTGTCGTACGCGGTGGGCAGCACGGTATATTGAAAAGCCACCTTGGTGGAAATCTTGTTGCGCGCCTCGGTGGGGATGGTCAAGGTGGTTAAGTCCAAGAACGGCCATTTGAGCGTGTGGCTGAGATTTTGGAGGAATGATTCCTCGGAAACACCCCGTTCACGGCAGCAAAATGCGAACAGCGTCTCGGTCGAGCCGCTTTCCGTTGCCACCTGCCATGCTTTGCGCCACTCGTTCAATTGCTTCGGTTCCGACTGCAACGCATTAGCCAGCAGGTCTTTGACTGGTGTAAAAGCCATTCTGTTTCCTGTAGTTATACACGCTTCCAGCGGTAAAGTTGCGGGTAAAATTGAAAAAAATGCCATTGGAACTTCATTGACGAATCGCTGGCGGGTGTCCAAAGTTCACCGAATTATTTTTTATGGTAAAGATACTTTTAAAAGCCGTGTTCGTGATCGCG is a genomic window of Verrucomicrobiota bacterium containing:
- a CDS encoding ATPase, T2SS/T4P/T4SS family is translated as MAFTPVKDLLANALQSEPKQLNEWRKAWQVATESGSTETLFAFCCRERGVSEESFLQNLSHTLKWPFLDLTTLTIPTEARNKISTKVAFQYTVLPTAYDNGALQVCVSNPFDGAMLSAVQFDARGPVTMALAPRQEIEKALKKYYGVGADTLNQMEEDNDDDFELAADKEITEDDQEASVIKFVNQIIWEAFKDRSTDIHFEPAEDELRIRYRIDGILHQTPMPPQLKKFQAAIISRIKVMSGMNIAEKRLPQDGRINVRIKGEELDIRVSTVPTVYGESVSLRLLTRGKIFLSLEKLGFAPHEEAALREIIIKPHGILLVTGPTGSGKSTSLYAFLSSINSVTKRIITIEEPVEYELKGINQIAVRSDIGLTFAMGLRHILRQDPNVIMVGEIRDLETAEIAIRAALTGHLVFSTLHTNDAPSAFTRLIDMGIEPFLVASSVEAVLAQRLVRTICPHCKTEQKVSREYLDKVQFPKEYIETAKFYRGTGCDQCRQLGYQGRMGIYELLLVTEALRPLIMSRAPASTIAQKALEIGMRTLRTDGWNKVMAGQTTIEEVMRVTQTEEHLNLVEDASTKK